A genomic segment from Spinacia oleracea cultivar Varoflay chromosome 3, BTI_SOV_V1, whole genome shotgun sequence encodes:
- the LOC110797285 gene encoding uncharacterized protein isoform X3 translates to MEAAAAAGRGVSLSQAPSQLPSRKQWRVVSEHSDRSSGAEDLERSKLGQSDERTIYEGQEPIGGVEYCSIQMDGIMGMDDGILQQRIHSLARHREEMQQMENELRAQLIVKSEIVEMQNSFDARYKEQANAVARLQEQLHERDQSMHELERKIEEKDRELHAVRLDSEAAWAKEDLLREQKQEIASFRRERDNIEAERAHHRQQIHDLQEHIQDKERQVSELQEQHRVAQDTILYKDEQIRDAQAWMARVQEMDVLQSSTLQVELRERTEQYNQLWVGCQRQFQEMERLHMQAIQQLQMELAGVRGNSVTYNAEIHNTSTDSSQSVANSGNRVEANGGGTSTNSGSHPNGNSENPQSFVSSGNVSTQTNHAPSLPLTPSILGMPSYLPPGQVTAMHPYIMHQQGANHSVASHVPQSHVGHFQSVSAMTSLQQWQNQQAVSEDPSVNSQNLYSMSQAEENPSRSDSNYGYEYSVNGQSLHPDYLNGHISQGIDPHCQITSNEAAQTLESVEKSYFVGSDPQHSLQQISSHFQEALRLDSLNQTSEIKTDENGAGNISNSEPEIQDVLTEHPGSAIEPSPSESSVHNVHFSEATVNSAGDTVLSESFVSTDQADGLSIGKIPESALLEEGALLACIVRTIPAGGKIRISSTLPNRLGKMLAPLHWHDYKRKYGKLDDFVSSHPELFLIEGDYIQLREGAQGIIAATAAVAKVAAAAAASSPYSSFFPPVAVTPMAHAGRVKKLSSLEPKPMRNSADSSHPSAMHNHHSNGSGYVSGNLSNVKILSKSKDSLELNGHEIRSGQPLMVPAENGAHSDRSILGHPQNQVPIHARGSPNFIAKQQGRTASAGLASRR, encoded by the exons ATGGAGGCTGCGGCCGCTGCTGGACGCGGCGTTTCGCTGTCTCAGGCGCCGTCTCAGTTGCCTTCTCGTAAGCAATGGCGTGTCGTTTCGGAACACTCCGATAGAAGCTCCGGAGCTGag GACTTAGAAAGGTCGAAATTAGGGCAATCTGATGAAAGGACCATATACGAG GGACAAGAGCCGATTGGTGGGGTAGAATACTGCTCGATACAGATGGACGGAATTATGGGTATGGATGACGGGATTTTGCAGCAAAGAATTCATAGTCTGGCCAGACATAGAGAAGAGATGCAGCAAATGGAGAATGAGCTTAGGGCTCAGTTGATTGTGAAATCCGAGATTGTGGAAATGCAGAATAGCTTTGATGCGCGTTACAAAGAACAAGCCAATGCTGTTGCAAGGCTCCAG GAACAACTTCACGAAAGAGACCAATCGATGCATGAGCTTGAGAGGAAGATAGAGGAGAAAGATCGAGAGTTGCATGCTGTGAGATTGGATAGCGAAGCA GCTTGGGCTAAGGAAGATCTTCTAAGGGAGCAAAAACAAGAAATAGCAAGCTTTCG GAGGGAGCGTGATAACATTGAAGCCGAGAGAGCCCATCACAGACAACAGATACATGATCTTCAAGAACATATTCAAGATAAAGAGAGACAAGTGTCTGAGTTGCAAGAGCAG CATAGGGTAGCTCAAGACACGATCCTCTACAAGGATGAACAGATACGCGATGCACAAGCTTGGATGGCACGAGTGCAGGAAATGGATGTCTTGCAATCAAGTACTTTGCAAGTTGAGCTACGGGAACGTACAGAGCAGTATAACCAGCTCTGGGTGGGTTGTCAAAGACAG ttcCAAGAGATGGAGAGGCTACACATGCAGGCGATTCAGCAGCTTCAGATGGAGTTGGCTGGTGTTAGAGGAAATAGCGTAACATATAATGCTGAAATACATAATACCTCTACTGATAGCTCTCAAAGTGTAGCCAACAGTGGAAACCGTGTTGAAGCTAATGGAGGTGGTACATCGACTAATTCTGGAAGTCATCCCAATGGGAATTCTGAGAATCCTCAATCATTTGTTTCTTCTGGCAATGTTTCTACACAG ACCAACCATGCTCCTAGTCTTCCTCTCACTCCATCCATTTTGGGGATGCCTTCGTATCTTCCACCTGGACAGGTAACTGCTATGCATCCGTATATCATGCATCAACAAGGAGCTAATCACTCTGTAGCATCACACGTTCCGCAGTCCCATGTTGGGCATTTTCAATCTGTATCGGCAATGACTTCTCTCCAACAGTGGCAGAATCAACAG GCTGTATCAGAAGATCCTTCTGTCAACTCTCAGAACCTATACTCTATGTCCCAGGCTGAAGAAAACCCTTCAAGATCAGATTCGAATTATGGCTATGAGTATTCTGTCAATGGACAAAGTCTGCATCCTGATTATCTTAATGGTCATATAAGCCAAGGAATTGATCCTCATTGCCAAATAACATCTAATGAGGCAGCGCAG ACCCTGGAGTCTGTGGAGAAGAGCTATTTTGTTGGCTCTGACCCCCAGCACAGTTTACAACAGATCTCTTCACACTTCCAAGAAGCATTGCGTTTGGACTCTCTCAATCAAACCAGTGAAATCAAG ACTGATGAGAATGGCGCTGGCAACATTTCCAACAGTGAGCCTGAAATTCAAGATGTGTTGACAGAGCATCCTGGTTCTGCTATTGAGCCATCACCATCTGAATCGTCTGTTCACAATGTGCACTTTTCTGAAGCTACAGTGAACAGTGCTGGTGACACTGTTTTGTCTGAGTCATTTGTCTCAACTGATCAGGCAGATGGTTTGTCGATTGGAAAAATCCCTGAGTCTGCCCTCCTTGAGGAAGGAGCATTATTAGCTTGCATTGTCCGAACTATCCCAGCAGGAGGCAAAATTCGTATTAGTTCTACG CTTCCAAATAGACTGGGGAAGATGCTTGCACCTCTTCACTGGCATGATTACAAGAGGAAGTATGGTAAACTTGATGACTTTGTGAGCAGTCACCCTGAA CTTTTTTTAATTGAAGGGGATTACATTCAACTTCGAGAGGGTGCACAAGGAATTATTGCTGCTACAGCAGCAGTGGCAAAAGTCGCTGCAGCTGCTGCAGCATCTTCTCCTTACTCATCTTTTTTTCCTCCCGTGGCTGTTACACCTATGGCTCATGCTGGTCGAGTTAAGAAGCTATCATctttggaacccaaaccaatgAGAAATTCTGCTGACAGTTCACATCCATCAGCGATGCATAACCACCATTCTAATGGTTCTGGTTATGTTTCTGGAAACCTTTCCAATGTGAAAATTTTGAGCAAGTCCAAAGATTCTTTGGAACTCAATGGCCATGAGATTAGGTCTGGACAGCCCCTGATGGTTCCTGCTGAAAATGGTGCGCATTCTGATAGATCTATTCTGGGACACCCACAAAACCAGGTGCCTATTCATGCAAGGGGCAGTCCTAATTTTATTGCTAAACAGCAGGGCAG GACTGCTTCTGCTGGATTGGCCTCAAGAAGATA G
- the LOC110797285 gene encoding uncharacterized protein isoform X7 gives MEAAAAAGRGVSLSQAPSQLPSRKQWRVVSEHSDRSSGAEDLERSKLGQSDERTIYEGQEPIGGVEYCSIQMDGIMGMDDGILQQRIHSLARHREEMQQMENELRAQLIVKSEIVEMQNSFDARYKEQANAVARLQEQLHERDQSMHELERKIEEKDRELHAVRLDSEAAWAKEDLLREQKQEIASFRRERDNIEAERAHHRQQIHDLQEHIQDKERQVSELQEQHRVAQDTILYKDEQIRDAQAWMARVQEMDVLQSSTLQVELRERTEQYNQLWVGCQRQFQEMERLHMQAIQQLQMELAGVRGNSVTYNAEIHNTSTDSSQSVANSGNRVEANGGGTSTNSGSHPNGNSENPQSFVSSGNVSTQVTAMHPYIMHQQGANHSVASHVPQSHVGHFQSVSAMTSLQQWQNQQAVSEDPSVNSQNLYSMSQAEENPSRSDSNYGYEYSVNGQSLHPDYLNGHISQGIDPHCQITSNEAAQTLESVEKSYFVGSDPQHSLQQISSHFQEALRLDSLNQTSEIKTDENGAGNISNSEPEIQDVLTEHPGSAIEPSPSESSVHNVHFSEATVNSAGDTVLSESFVSTDQADGLSIGKIPESALLEEGALLACIVRTIPAGGKIRISSTLPNRLGKMLAPLHWHDYKRKYGKLDDFVSSHPELFLIEGDYIQLREGAQGIIAATAAVAKVAAAAAASSPYSSFFPPVAVTPMAHAGRVKKLSSLEPKPMRNSADSSHPSAMHNHHSNGSGYVSGNLSNVKILSKSKDSLELNGHEIRSGQPLMVPAENGAHSDRSILGHPQNQVPIHARGSPNFIAKQQGRTASAGLASRR, from the exons ATGGAGGCTGCGGCCGCTGCTGGACGCGGCGTTTCGCTGTCTCAGGCGCCGTCTCAGTTGCCTTCTCGTAAGCAATGGCGTGTCGTTTCGGAACACTCCGATAGAAGCTCCGGAGCTGag GACTTAGAAAGGTCGAAATTAGGGCAATCTGATGAAAGGACCATATACGAG GGACAAGAGCCGATTGGTGGGGTAGAATACTGCTCGATACAGATGGACGGAATTATGGGTATGGATGACGGGATTTTGCAGCAAAGAATTCATAGTCTGGCCAGACATAGAGAAGAGATGCAGCAAATGGAGAATGAGCTTAGGGCTCAGTTGATTGTGAAATCCGAGATTGTGGAAATGCAGAATAGCTTTGATGCGCGTTACAAAGAACAAGCCAATGCTGTTGCAAGGCTCCAG GAACAACTTCACGAAAGAGACCAATCGATGCATGAGCTTGAGAGGAAGATAGAGGAGAAAGATCGAGAGTTGCATGCTGTGAGATTGGATAGCGAAGCA GCTTGGGCTAAGGAAGATCTTCTAAGGGAGCAAAAACAAGAAATAGCAAGCTTTCG GAGGGAGCGTGATAACATTGAAGCCGAGAGAGCCCATCACAGACAACAGATACATGATCTTCAAGAACATATTCAAGATAAAGAGAGACAAGTGTCTGAGTTGCAAGAGCAG CATAGGGTAGCTCAAGACACGATCCTCTACAAGGATGAACAGATACGCGATGCACAAGCTTGGATGGCACGAGTGCAGGAAATGGATGTCTTGCAATCAAGTACTTTGCAAGTTGAGCTACGGGAACGTACAGAGCAGTATAACCAGCTCTGGGTGGGTTGTCAAAGACAG ttcCAAGAGATGGAGAGGCTACACATGCAGGCGATTCAGCAGCTTCAGATGGAGTTGGCTGGTGTTAGAGGAAATAGCGTAACATATAATGCTGAAATACATAATACCTCTACTGATAGCTCTCAAAGTGTAGCCAACAGTGGAAACCGTGTTGAAGCTAATGGAGGTGGTACATCGACTAATTCTGGAAGTCATCCCAATGGGAATTCTGAGAATCCTCAATCATTTGTTTCTTCTGGCAATGTTTCTACACAG GTAACTGCTATGCATCCGTATATCATGCATCAACAAGGAGCTAATCACTCTGTAGCATCACACGTTCCGCAGTCCCATGTTGGGCATTTTCAATCTGTATCGGCAATGACTTCTCTCCAACAGTGGCAGAATCAACAG GCTGTATCAGAAGATCCTTCTGTCAACTCTCAGAACCTATACTCTATGTCCCAGGCTGAAGAAAACCCTTCAAGATCAGATTCGAATTATGGCTATGAGTATTCTGTCAATGGACAAAGTCTGCATCCTGATTATCTTAATGGTCATATAAGCCAAGGAATTGATCCTCATTGCCAAATAACATCTAATGAGGCAGCGCAG ACCCTGGAGTCTGTGGAGAAGAGCTATTTTGTTGGCTCTGACCCCCAGCACAGTTTACAACAGATCTCTTCACACTTCCAAGAAGCATTGCGTTTGGACTCTCTCAATCAAACCAGTGAAATCAAG ACTGATGAGAATGGCGCTGGCAACATTTCCAACAGTGAGCCTGAAATTCAAGATGTGTTGACAGAGCATCCTGGTTCTGCTATTGAGCCATCACCATCTGAATCGTCTGTTCACAATGTGCACTTTTCTGAAGCTACAGTGAACAGTGCTGGTGACACTGTTTTGTCTGAGTCATTTGTCTCAACTGATCAGGCAGATGGTTTGTCGATTGGAAAAATCCCTGAGTCTGCCCTCCTTGAGGAAGGAGCATTATTAGCTTGCATTGTCCGAACTATCCCAGCAGGAGGCAAAATTCGTATTAGTTCTACG CTTCCAAATAGACTGGGGAAGATGCTTGCACCTCTTCACTGGCATGATTACAAGAGGAAGTATGGTAAACTTGATGACTTTGTGAGCAGTCACCCTGAA CTTTTTTTAATTGAAGGGGATTACATTCAACTTCGAGAGGGTGCACAAGGAATTATTGCTGCTACAGCAGCAGTGGCAAAAGTCGCTGCAGCTGCTGCAGCATCTTCTCCTTACTCATCTTTTTTTCCTCCCGTGGCTGTTACACCTATGGCTCATGCTGGTCGAGTTAAGAAGCTATCATctttggaacccaaaccaatgAGAAATTCTGCTGACAGTTCACATCCATCAGCGATGCATAACCACCATTCTAATGGTTCTGGTTATGTTTCTGGAAACCTTTCCAATGTGAAAATTTTGAGCAAGTCCAAAGATTCTTTGGAACTCAATGGCCATGAGATTAGGTCTGGACAGCCCCTGATGGTTCCTGCTGAAAATGGTGCGCATTCTGATAGATCTATTCTGGGACACCCACAAAACCAGGTGCCTATTCATGCAAGGGGCAGTCCTAATTTTATTGCTAAACAGCAGGGCAG GACTGCTTCTGCTGGATTGGCCTCAAGAAGATA G
- the LOC110797285 gene encoding RNA polymerase II degradation factor 1 isoform X1, with protein MEAAAAAGRGVSLSQAPSQLPSRKQWRVVSEHSDRSSGAEDLERSKLGQSDERTIYEVQQGQEPIGGVEYCSIQMDGIMGMDDGILQQRIHSLARHREEMQQMENELRAQLIVKSEIVEMQNSFDARYKEQANAVARLQEQLHERDQSMHELERKIEEKDRELHAVRLDSEAAWAKEDLLREQKQEIASFRRERDNIEAERAHHRQQIHDLQEHIQDKERQVSELQEQHRVAQDTILYKDEQIRDAQAWMARVQEMDVLQSSTLQVELRERTEQYNQLWVGCQRQFQEMERLHMQAIQQLQMELAGVRGNSVTYNAEIHNTSTDSSQSVANSGNRVEANGGGTSTNSGSHPNGNSENPQSFVSSGNVSTQTNHAPSLPLTPSILGMPSYLPPGQVTAMHPYIMHQQGANHSVASHVPQSHVGHFQSVSAMTSLQQWQNQQAVSEDPSVNSQNLYSMSQAEENPSRSDSNYGYEYSVNGQSLHPDYLNGHISQGIDPHCQITSNEAAQTLESVEKSYFVGSDPQHSLQQISSHFQEALRLDSLNQTSEIKTDENGAGNISNSEPEIQDVLTEHPGSAIEPSPSESSVHNVHFSEATVNSAGDTVLSESFVSTDQADGLSIGKIPESALLEEGALLACIVRTIPAGGKIRISSTLPNRLGKMLAPLHWHDYKRKYGKLDDFVSSHPELFLIEGDYIQLREGAQGIIAATAAVAKVAAAAAASSPYSSFFPPVAVTPMAHAGRVKKLSSLEPKPMRNSADSSHPSAMHNHHSNGSGYVSGNLSNVKILSKSKDSLELNGHEIRSGQPLMVPAENGAHSDRSILGHPQNQVPIHARGSPNFIAKQQGRTASAGLASRR; from the exons ATGGAGGCTGCGGCCGCTGCTGGACGCGGCGTTTCGCTGTCTCAGGCGCCGTCTCAGTTGCCTTCTCGTAAGCAATGGCGTGTCGTTTCGGAACACTCCGATAGAAGCTCCGGAGCTGag GACTTAGAAAGGTCGAAATTAGGGCAATCTGATGAAAGGACCATATACGAG GTACAGCAGGGACAAGAGCCGATTGGTGGGGTAGAATACTGCTCGATACAGATGGACGGAATTATGGGTATGGATGACGGGATTTTGCAGCAAAGAATTCATAGTCTGGCCAGACATAGAGAAGAGATGCAGCAAATGGAGAATGAGCTTAGGGCTCAGTTGATTGTGAAATCCGAGATTGTGGAAATGCAGAATAGCTTTGATGCGCGTTACAAAGAACAAGCCAATGCTGTTGCAAGGCTCCAG GAACAACTTCACGAAAGAGACCAATCGATGCATGAGCTTGAGAGGAAGATAGAGGAGAAAGATCGAGAGTTGCATGCTGTGAGATTGGATAGCGAAGCA GCTTGGGCTAAGGAAGATCTTCTAAGGGAGCAAAAACAAGAAATAGCAAGCTTTCG GAGGGAGCGTGATAACATTGAAGCCGAGAGAGCCCATCACAGACAACAGATACATGATCTTCAAGAACATATTCAAGATAAAGAGAGACAAGTGTCTGAGTTGCAAGAGCAG CATAGGGTAGCTCAAGACACGATCCTCTACAAGGATGAACAGATACGCGATGCACAAGCTTGGATGGCACGAGTGCAGGAAATGGATGTCTTGCAATCAAGTACTTTGCAAGTTGAGCTACGGGAACGTACAGAGCAGTATAACCAGCTCTGGGTGGGTTGTCAAAGACAG ttcCAAGAGATGGAGAGGCTACACATGCAGGCGATTCAGCAGCTTCAGATGGAGTTGGCTGGTGTTAGAGGAAATAGCGTAACATATAATGCTGAAATACATAATACCTCTACTGATAGCTCTCAAAGTGTAGCCAACAGTGGAAACCGTGTTGAAGCTAATGGAGGTGGTACATCGACTAATTCTGGAAGTCATCCCAATGGGAATTCTGAGAATCCTCAATCATTTGTTTCTTCTGGCAATGTTTCTACACAG ACCAACCATGCTCCTAGTCTTCCTCTCACTCCATCCATTTTGGGGATGCCTTCGTATCTTCCACCTGGACAGGTAACTGCTATGCATCCGTATATCATGCATCAACAAGGAGCTAATCACTCTGTAGCATCACACGTTCCGCAGTCCCATGTTGGGCATTTTCAATCTGTATCGGCAATGACTTCTCTCCAACAGTGGCAGAATCAACAG GCTGTATCAGAAGATCCTTCTGTCAACTCTCAGAACCTATACTCTATGTCCCAGGCTGAAGAAAACCCTTCAAGATCAGATTCGAATTATGGCTATGAGTATTCTGTCAATGGACAAAGTCTGCATCCTGATTATCTTAATGGTCATATAAGCCAAGGAATTGATCCTCATTGCCAAATAACATCTAATGAGGCAGCGCAG ACCCTGGAGTCTGTGGAGAAGAGCTATTTTGTTGGCTCTGACCCCCAGCACAGTTTACAACAGATCTCTTCACACTTCCAAGAAGCATTGCGTTTGGACTCTCTCAATCAAACCAGTGAAATCAAG ACTGATGAGAATGGCGCTGGCAACATTTCCAACAGTGAGCCTGAAATTCAAGATGTGTTGACAGAGCATCCTGGTTCTGCTATTGAGCCATCACCATCTGAATCGTCTGTTCACAATGTGCACTTTTCTGAAGCTACAGTGAACAGTGCTGGTGACACTGTTTTGTCTGAGTCATTTGTCTCAACTGATCAGGCAGATGGTTTGTCGATTGGAAAAATCCCTGAGTCTGCCCTCCTTGAGGAAGGAGCATTATTAGCTTGCATTGTCCGAACTATCCCAGCAGGAGGCAAAATTCGTATTAGTTCTACG CTTCCAAATAGACTGGGGAAGATGCTTGCACCTCTTCACTGGCATGATTACAAGAGGAAGTATGGTAAACTTGATGACTTTGTGAGCAGTCACCCTGAA CTTTTTTTAATTGAAGGGGATTACATTCAACTTCGAGAGGGTGCACAAGGAATTATTGCTGCTACAGCAGCAGTGGCAAAAGTCGCTGCAGCTGCTGCAGCATCTTCTCCTTACTCATCTTTTTTTCCTCCCGTGGCTGTTACACCTATGGCTCATGCTGGTCGAGTTAAGAAGCTATCATctttggaacccaaaccaatgAGAAATTCTGCTGACAGTTCACATCCATCAGCGATGCATAACCACCATTCTAATGGTTCTGGTTATGTTTCTGGAAACCTTTCCAATGTGAAAATTTTGAGCAAGTCCAAAGATTCTTTGGAACTCAATGGCCATGAGATTAGGTCTGGACAGCCCCTGATGGTTCCTGCTGAAAATGGTGCGCATTCTGATAGATCTATTCTGGGACACCCACAAAACCAGGTGCCTATTCATGCAAGGGGCAGTCCTAATTTTATTGCTAAACAGCAGGGCAG GACTGCTTCTGCTGGATTGGCCTCAAGAAGATA G